A single Glycine soja cultivar W05 chromosome 14, ASM419377v2, whole genome shotgun sequence DNA region contains:
- the LOC114383046 gene encoding BTB/POZ domain-containing protein NPY1-like encodes MKFMKLGSKPDALQSDEKSIRYISSELVTDIIITVGEVKFHLHKFPLLSKSNRLQKLLSKANEENADEIQLDDFPGGPKAFEICAKFCYGMTVTLNAYNVVAARCAAEYLEMTEDIDRGNLIFKIEVFLTSSIFRSWKDSIIVLQTTKSLLPWSEDLKIVGRCIDSIASKTSVDPANITWSYTYNRKLSELDKIVEDKITPQEKIEPVPKEWWVEDICELDIDLYKRVMITVKSKGRMDGVVIGEALKIYAVRWLPDSVDALVSDAHAWRNKSLVETIVCLLPCDNGVGCSCSFLLKLLKVAILVEADESSRGQLMKSIGLKFHEASVKDLLIPARFPQNTKYDVDLVQDLLNIYKTNIKGSCDVEVEEKKDKANDESILGQMSLLNVGKLVDGYLGEIAHDPNLSLSSFVDLSQSIPEFARPNHDGLYRAIDIYLKEHPSLTKAERKKICGLMDVKKLTVEASMHAAQNERLPLRVVVQVLYFEQVRAASNARTLGNSPRNSTNTHVNGDKECEKSRGESCQSLNNQMCHMKVRDKEFHKNGKLNKSSKNSRSGMQLLPSGSRRIFDKLWIVGKGQGENRSSETSGSSNSPTSVVPGDTKSSGSSLRHRRLSIS; translated from the exons atgaagtttaTGAAGTTGGGTTCGAAGCCTGATGCTCTTCAAAGTGATGAAAAATCTATCAG GTATATATCATCTGAATTGGTTACAGATATTATCATAACTGTTGGTGAAGTTAAGTTTCACCTGCACAAG TTCCCTCTACTGTCCAAGAGTAATCGTTTACAAAAGTTGCTGTCAAAGGCTAATGAAGAGAATGCTGATGAAATTCAATTGGATGATTTTCCTGGTGGTCCCAAGGCTTTTGAAATATGTGCAAAGTTCTGCTATGGAATGACTGTTACTCTTAATGCTTACAATGTTGTGGCTGCTCGTTGTGCCGCTGAGTACCTTGAGATGACTGAGGATATTGATAGAGGGaacttaattttcaaaattgaggTGTTTCTTACCTCAAGTATCTTTCGCAGCTGGAAGGATTCTATAATTGTTCTCCAAACTACTAAATCTCTTTTGCCATGGTCTGAGGACTTAAAGATTGTTGGGAGATGTATCGATTCCATAGCTTCTAAAACTTCTGTGGATCCAGCAAACATCACTTGGTCTTACACTTATAACCGTAAGTTATCAGAGCTTGATAAAATTGTTGAGGACAAGATAACACCACAAGAGAAAATTGAGCCTGTTCCTAAGGAATGGTGGGTTGAAGATATATGTGAACTGGACATTGATCTTTATAAACGGGTAATGATTACTGTCAAGTCAAAGGGAAGAATGGACGGAGTTGTGATCGGCGAGGCACTAAAAATCTATGCTGTAAGATGGTTGCCTGATTCTGTTGATGCATTGGTTTCGGATGCCCATGCCTGGAGGAACAAATCTCTGGTAGAAACAATTGTCTGTTTATTGCCGTGCGATAATGGCGTGGGTTGTTCATGTAGTTTCTTGCTGAAGCTATTGAAAGTGGCCATATTGGTTGAAGCTGATGAGTCTTCAAGGGGACAATTGATGAAGAGCATTGGCCTAAAATTTCATGAAGCTTCTGTCAAAGATTTACTAATTCCAGCAAGGTTTCCCCAGAATACCAAATATGATGTTGATTTGGTGCAAGATCTTTTGAATATATACAAGACTAACATAAAGGGAAGCTGTGATGTGGAGGTTGAGGAGAAGAAAGATAAAGCAAATGATGAGTCTATTTTAGGACAGATGTCTTTATTGAATGTTGGCAAGTTGGTAGATGGGTATCTTGGAGAAATTGCGCATGATCCAAATCTCAGCCTCTCTAGTTTTGTTGATCTGTCACAGTCAATTCCAGAGTTTGCTAGACCAAATCATGATGGCCTGTACAGAGCTATAGACATCTACTTGAAG GAGCACCCAAGTTTGACAAAAGCTGAAAGGAAAAAGATATGTGGACTAATGGATGTCAAGAAATTGACAGTGGAAGCATCAATGCATGCTGCACAGAACGAACGCCTTCCTCTTCGAGTTGTGGTCCAGGTTCTCTATTTTGAGCAGGTCAGAGCTGCTTCCAATGCTCGCACACTTGGTAACAGTCCACGCAATTCTACAAACACTCATGTCAACGGAGACAAAGAGTGTGAGAAATCGAGGGGAGAAAGCTGCCAATCCCTCAACAACCAAATGTGTCACATGAAGGTTAGAGACAAAGAGTTCCACAAGAATGGAAAATTGAACAAGAGTAGCAAGAACAGCAGAAGTGGCATGCAGTTGTTGCCATCTGGGTCAAGGAGAATTTTTGACAAGTTATGGATTGTGGGGAAAGGACAAGGAGAAAATAGGAGCTCAGAGACTTCAGGGAGTTCCAATAGCCCTACTTCTGTAGTCCCTGGAGATACCAAATCATCTGGTTCATCATTGCGACACAGGAGGCTTTCCATCTCTTAG